The following proteins are co-located in the Procambarus clarkii isolate CNS0578487 chromosome 16, FALCON_Pclarkii_2.0, whole genome shotgun sequence genome:
- the LOC123760050 gene encoding LOW QUALITY PROTEIN: ubiquitin-like modifier-activating enzyme 1 (The sequence of the model RefSeq protein was modified relative to this genomic sequence to represent the inferred CDS: inserted 2 bases in 2 codons): MSELQAENSQPPPCKRPRLETAVNGSTNMAANGSGQDIDESLYSRQLYVLGHDAMRRMASSDVLISGLGGLGVEIAKNVILGGVKSVTLHDVKEASGTDLSTQFFLTAADIGTNRATACQQRLSELNTYXPITVSTSSLTDDVLKNYSVVVLTDSTLEEQLHVSTFCHANDIALIVASTKGLFGQIFCDFGENFEVVDKNGENPVTAMVAGITKEENSVVTCLDESRHGLEDGDYVTFSEVQGMTELNGCKPLKIKVLGPFTFSIGDTTKYSDYIRGGIVTQMKMPQKVNFKPMEKSMEAPEFVITDFAKFDRPGILHIAFQTLHAYVKKNGVAPKPWSDDDAIAFLNQFKDINAASSAKVEDLDEDLIKQFAKISAGGFAPIDAVIGGIVAQEVMKACSGKFNPIKQWLYFDALECLPEDLSVLTETECSQTGSRYDTQIAIFGQEFQKKLGSQKYFVVGAGAIGCELLKNYAMLGLGAGEGGQVVVTDMDLIEKSNLNRQFLFRPWDVQKPXSDTAAAAIKKMNPGVNIIAHQNRVGPETESVYDDSFFEPLNGVTNALDNVEARLYMDRRCVYYRKPLLESGTLGTKGNVQVVVPHLTESYGSSQDPPEKSIPICTLKNFPNAIEHTLQWARDMFEGEFRQAAENAAQYLQDPRFMERALKLPGSQPMETLDSVKRALVDDRPQSFEDCVLWARKHFAEQFHNQIVQLLHNFPKEQTTSSGEPFWSGPKRCPHALDFDVNNELNLDYIVAAANLKAEVYGLTQIHDRQVISDIVSKINIPKFVPRSGVKIAVTDAEAEAQSNQIDSERISNLQAAIPPANSFGTLKLTPLDFEKDDDTNFHMDFIVAASNLRAENYDIAPADRHKSKLIAGKIIPAIATTTALISGLVSLELIKLVQGHNELRYFKNGFVNLALPFLGFSEPIPAPTNKYYDKEWTLWDRFEVDGEMTLEEFIRYFEDKHQLEITMLSQGVSMLYSFFMPPAKRNERMALPMSEVVKKVSKKKIEPHVRALVLELCANDKDGEDVEVPYVKYNLPQ, translated from the exons AACATGGCTGCAAATGGCTCTGGGCAGGACATTGATGAGTCTTTATACTCACGACAGCTGTATGTTCTGGGTCACGATGCCATGCGACGCATGGCCTCCTCCGATGTCCTTATATCGGGACTAGGGGGACTTGGTGTAGAG ATTGCCAAGAATGTAATTTTGGGAGGTGTAAAGTCTGTAACTCTGCATGACGTTAAAGAAGCAAGTGGCACTGACCTGAGTACCCAGTTTTTCCTAACTGCTGCTGATATTGGTACCAACCGAGCCACAGCTTGTCAACAGAGACTGTCTGAACTAAACACCT TTCCCATCACGGTATCCACTAGTTCCCTTACAGATGATGTGCTCAAGAACTACAGTGTTGTTGTTCTTACAG ATTCCACATTGGAGGAGCAGTTGCATGTATCCACATTTTGTCATGCCAATGACATTGCTCTTATCGTTGCCTCAACGAAGGGTTTGTTTGGTCAGATTTTCTGTGATTTTGGTGAAAACTTTGAAGTGGTAgacaaaaatggtgagaatccagTTACTGCAATGGTTGCAGGCATAACGAAAGAG GAAAATAGCGTCGTCACTTGCTTGGATGAATCTCGACATGGACTTGAAGATGGAGATTATGTAACTTTTTCTGAAGTGCAAGGAATGACAGAACTTAATGGTTGCAAGCCTCTCAAGATAAAG GTATTGGGACCCTTCACCTTCAGCATTGGTGACACCACCAAGTACTCTGATTACATTCGGGGAGGCATTGTTACCCAAATGAAGATGCCTCAGAAAGTGAACTTCAAGCCAATGGAAAAATCTATGGAAGCACCAGAATTTGTGATAACTGATTTTGCTAAATTTGACAGACCTGGGATACTTCACATTGCTTTCCAGACCCTGCATGCATATGTAAAGAAAAATGGGGTAGCACCTAAACCATGGAGTGATGATGATGCAATTGCTTTCCTGAATCAATTCAAGGACATCAATGCTGCCAGCTCTGCCAAGGTAGAGGATTTAGATGAAGATTTGATCAAACAATTTGCAAAGATTTCTGCTGGTGGCTTTGCTCCCATTGATGCTGTAATTGGTGGCATAGTGGCGCAGGAAGTGATGAAGGCATGCTCCGGCAAATTTAATCCTATTAAACAATGGCTTTATTTTGATGCTCTCGAATGCCTTCCTGAAGACTTATCTGTCCTTACTGAAACAGAGTGCTCCCAAACAGGTAGTAGATATGATACTCAAATTGCCATCTTTGGGCAGGAGTTTCAGAAGAAGTTAGGCAGCCAAAAGTACTTTGTGGTTGGTGCTGGTGCCATTGGATGTGAATTGTTAAAAAACTATGCTATGTTGGGACTTGGTGCTGGTGAAGGAGGTCAGGTTGTAGTCACAGACATGGATCTTATTGAGAAAAGTAATCTGAACAGGCAATTCCTCTTCCGTCCATGGGATGTTCAGAAAC AGTCAGACACTGCTGCAGCAGCAATAAAGAAAATGAATCCAGGGGTTAACATTATTGCCCATCAGAATAGAGTTGGTCCAGAAACTGAAAGTGTGTATGATGACAGTTTCTTTGAGCCCCTAAATGGTGTTACAAATGCTCTGGATAATGTGGAAGCTAGATTGTACATGGACAGACGCTGTGTATACTACCGAAAGCCTCTTTTAGAGTCTGGCACCTTGGGAACTAAAGGCAATGTTCAAGTTGTGGTACCACATTTAACAGAGTCGTATGGATCATCACAAGACCCTCCAGAGAAATCCATTCCTATTTGCACACTAAAGAACTTCCCGAATGCCATTGAACACACACTTCAGTGGGCACGTGACATGTTTGAAGGAGAGTTTCGGCAAGCTGCTGAAAATGCAGCTCAGTACCTTCAAGATCCTAGGTTTATGGAAAGAGCACTGAAGTTGCCTGGTTCCCAGCCCATGGAGACCCTGGACAGTGTTAAGCGTGCGCTTGTAGATGATCGACCACAGTCATTTGAGGATTGTGTACTCTGGGCCCGCAAACACTTCGCTGAACAATTTCATAATCAGATAGTACAACTTCTTCATAACTTCCCGAAAGAGCAAACCACTTCAAGTGGGGAACCATTCTGGTCTGGTCCAAAGAGGTGCCCTCATGCTCTCGATTTTGACGTTAATAATGAATTGAATCTCGACTATATTGTTGCAGCTGCTAACTTGAAAGCAGAGGTCTATGgcttgactcaaatacatgatcgTCAAGTTATTTCTGATATTGTTAGTAAAATTAATATCCCAAAGTTTGTTCCTAGATCAGGAGTTAAGATTGCTGTCACTGATGCAGAAGCAGAAGCTCAAAGTAATCAAATAGACAGTGAGCGAATTTCAAATCTTCAAGCAGCTATCCCACCAGCCAACAGTTTTGGTACTCTTAAGCTCACTCCACTTGATTTTGAAAAAGACGACGATACTAACTTCCACATGGATTTCATTGTTGCTGCATCGAACTTGCGTGCAGAAAATTATGATATTGCCCCTGCTGATCGTCACAAGAGCAAGCTGATTGCAGGCAAGATTATTCCTGCCATTGCCACAACTACAGCACTAATATCTGGTCTTGTGAGTTTGGAGCTCATCAAATTGGTTCAGGGGCACAATGAACTTCGTTATTTCAAGAATGGTTTTGTTAATTTAGCTCTGCCATTCCTTGGCTTCTCCGAACCTATCCCTGCCCCAACTAATAAG TACTATGACAAAGAATGGACTCTATGGGACAGGTTTGAAGTTGATGGTGAAATGACTCTTGAAGAGTTTATCAGATACTTTGAGGATAAGCATCAGCTCGAGATTACTATGTTGAGCCAGGGTGTGTCCATGCTCTACTCCTTCTTCATGCCACCTGCCAAGAGGAACGAGAGAATGGCTCTCCC GATGTCAGAAGTGGTCAAGAAAGTAAGCAAGAAGAAAATAGAGCCTCACGTGCGAGCTCTAGTGTTGGAACTATGTGCAAATGATAAAGATGGAGAAGATGTTGAAGTTCCATATGTGAAGTACAATTTGCCCCAATAA